From the genome of Canis lupus baileyi chromosome 32, mCanLup2.hap1, whole genome shotgun sequence, one region includes:
- the GRAMD2A gene encoding GRAM domain-containing protein 2A isoform X4: MDGDTGNPHQITLIKQQNHQQMHGKTASLKSPVSCSEKLARVQAPLDSSLHWPEGLKAEEIKKCGREGTLLSKYNQQYHKLFKDIPLEEVVLKVCSCALQRDLLLQGRLYISPNWLCFHASLFGKDIKVVIPVVSVQMIKKHKMARLLPNGLAITTNTSQKYVFVSLLSRDSVYDMLRRVCTHLQPSSKKSLSVREFPEEPECESLEVLIPEMKWRKVCPASRSLSLPDNIPCIPRASMDSVDSFFPSRKPPGSENAVCEEEKLEEESRSDAELRLWDYQLLKIIFVLICFLVMSSSYLAFRISRLEQQLCSLNWDGQVPGHR; this comes from the exons ATGGACGGGGACACGGGGAATCCTCATCAGATCACGTTAATTAAGCAACAAAA CCACCAACAGATGCATGGAAAGACGGCTTCTCTGAAGAGCCCTGTGTCCTGCTCAGAGAAGCTAGCCAGGGTTCAGGCACCCCTGgactccag TCTGCACTGGCCGGAAGGCTTGAAGGCTGAAGAGATAAAGAAGTGTGGCCGAGAAGGG ACGCTACTGAGTAAATACAACCAGCAATACCACAAGCTGTTTAAGGACATCCCCTTGGAGGAGGTGGTTCTCAAAG TGTGTTCCTGCGCCCTTCAGAGGGACCTCCTTCTCCAGGGCCGGCTCTACATCTCCCCCAACTGGCTCTGCTTCCATGCCAGCCTCTTTGGCAAGGATATAAAG GTGGTCATTCCCGTGGTGTCTGTCCAAATGATCAAAAAACACAAGATGGCGCGGCTCCTTCCCAATGGACTGgccatcaccaccaacaccagcCAGAAG TACGTCTTTGTGTCACTGCTTTCCCGGGACAGTGTATATGACATGCTGAGGAGGGTCTGCACACACCTACAG CCTTCCAGCAAGAAGAGCCTGAGTGTAAGAGAATTTCCAGAGGAACCTGAGTGTGAATCTCTG GAAGTCCTCATCCCTGAGATGAAGTGGAGAAAAGTGTGTCCTGCCTCCAGGTCCCTGTCCCTCCCAGACAACATCCCTTGTATCCCTCGGGCATCCATGGACTCCGTGGACAGCTTctttccctccaggaagcctccagGGTCTG AGAATGCGGTCTGTGAGGAGGAGAAGCTGGAGGAGGAGTCCAGGAGCGATGCGGAGCTGAGGCTCTGGGATTACCAGCTCCTCAAGATCATCTTTGTGCT GATCTGCTTCTTGGTCATGTCCTCATCCTACCTGGCATTCCGCATCTCCCGGCTGGAACAACAGCTGTGCTCTCTGAATTGGGATGGCCAGGTCCCTGGGCACAG GTAA
- the GRAMD2A gene encoding GRAM domain-containing protein 2A isoform X3, translating into MELFPWSCSTDPLPDVGLFLLSHQQMHGKTASLKSPVSCSEKLARVQAPLDSSLHWPEGLKAEEIKKCGREGTLLSKYNQQYHKLFKDIPLEEVVLKVCSCALQRDLLLQGRLYISPNWLCFHASLFGKDIKVVIPVVSVQMIKKHKMARLLPNGLAITTNTSQKYVFVSLLSRDSVYDMLRRVCTHLQPSSKKSLSVREFPEEPECESLEVLIPEMKWRKVCPASRSLSLPDNIPCIPRASMDSVDSFFPSRKPPGSENAVCEEEKLEEESRSDAELRLWDYQLLKIIFVLICFLVMSSSYLAFRISRLEQQLCSLNWDGQVPGHR; encoded by the exons atggagctgTTTCCCTGGAGCTGTTCCACAGACCCCCTTCCTGATGTGGGCCTGTTTCTGCTCAGCCACCAACAGATGCATGGAAAGACGGCTTCTCTGAAGAGCCCTGTGTCCTGCTCAGAGAAGCTAGCCAGGGTTCAGGCACCCCTGgactccag TCTGCACTGGCCGGAAGGCTTGAAGGCTGAAGAGATAAAGAAGTGTGGCCGAGAAGGG ACGCTACTGAGTAAATACAACCAGCAATACCACAAGCTGTTTAAGGACATCCCCTTGGAGGAGGTGGTTCTCAAAG TGTGTTCCTGCGCCCTTCAGAGGGACCTCCTTCTCCAGGGCCGGCTCTACATCTCCCCCAACTGGCTCTGCTTCCATGCCAGCCTCTTTGGCAAGGATATAAAG GTGGTCATTCCCGTGGTGTCTGTCCAAATGATCAAAAAACACAAGATGGCGCGGCTCCTTCCCAATGGACTGgccatcaccaccaacaccagcCAGAAG TACGTCTTTGTGTCACTGCTTTCCCGGGACAGTGTATATGACATGCTGAGGAGGGTCTGCACACACCTACAG CCTTCCAGCAAGAAGAGCCTGAGTGTAAGAGAATTTCCAGAGGAACCTGAGTGTGAATCTCTG GAAGTCCTCATCCCTGAGATGAAGTGGAGAAAAGTGTGTCCTGCCTCCAGGTCCCTGTCCCTCCCAGACAACATCCCTTGTATCCCTCGGGCATCCATGGACTCCGTGGACAGCTTctttccctccaggaagcctccagGGTCTG AGAATGCGGTCTGTGAGGAGGAGAAGCTGGAGGAGGAGTCCAGGAGCGATGCGGAGCTGAGGCTCTGGGATTACCAGCTCCTCAAGATCATCTTTGTGCT GATCTGCTTCTTGGTCATGTCCTCATCCTACCTGGCATTCCGCATCTCCCGGCTGGAACAACAGCTGTGCTCTCTGAATTGGGATGGCCAGGTCCCTGGGCACAG GTAA
- the GRAMD2A gene encoding GRAM domain-containing protein 2A isoform X8 — protein sequence MGRSRGFLVPGMECLLCSLHWPEGLKAEEIKKCGREGTLLSKYNQQYHKLFKDIPLEEVVLKVCSCALQRDLLLQGRLYISPNWLCFHASLFGKDIKVVIPVVSVQMIKKHKMARLLPNGLAITTNTSQKYVFVSLLSRDSVYDMLRRVCTHLQPSSKKSLSVREFPEEPECESLEVLIPEMKWRKVCPASRSLSLPDNIPCIPRASMDSVDSFFPSRKPPGSENAVCEEEKLEEESRSDAELRLWDYQLLKIIFVLICFLVMSSSYLAFRISRLEQQLCSLNWDGQVPGHR from the exons ATGGGCAGATCTCGAGGGTTCCTTGTCCCTGGAATGGAATGTCTCCTTTGCAGTCTGCACTGGCCGGAAGGCTTGAAGGCTGAAGAGATAAAGAAGTGTGGCCGAGAAGGG ACGCTACTGAGTAAATACAACCAGCAATACCACAAGCTGTTTAAGGACATCCCCTTGGAGGAGGTGGTTCTCAAAG TGTGTTCCTGCGCCCTTCAGAGGGACCTCCTTCTCCAGGGCCGGCTCTACATCTCCCCCAACTGGCTCTGCTTCCATGCCAGCCTCTTTGGCAAGGATATAAAG GTGGTCATTCCCGTGGTGTCTGTCCAAATGATCAAAAAACACAAGATGGCGCGGCTCCTTCCCAATGGACTGgccatcaccaccaacaccagcCAGAAG TACGTCTTTGTGTCACTGCTTTCCCGGGACAGTGTATATGACATGCTGAGGAGGGTCTGCACACACCTACAG CCTTCCAGCAAGAAGAGCCTGAGTGTAAGAGAATTTCCAGAGGAACCTGAGTGTGAATCTCTG GAAGTCCTCATCCCTGAGATGAAGTGGAGAAAAGTGTGTCCTGCCTCCAGGTCCCTGTCCCTCCCAGACAACATCCCTTGTATCCCTCGGGCATCCATGGACTCCGTGGACAGCTTctttccctccaggaagcctccagGGTCTG AGAATGCGGTCTGTGAGGAGGAGAAGCTGGAGGAGGAGTCCAGGAGCGATGCGGAGCTGAGGCTCTGGGATTACCAGCTCCTCAAGATCATCTTTGTGCT GATCTGCTTCTTGGTCATGTCCTCATCCTACCTGGCATTCCGCATCTCCCGGCTGGAACAACAGCTGTGCTCTCTGAATTGGGATGGCCAGGTCCCTGGGCACAG GTAA
- the GRAMD2A gene encoding GRAM domain-containing protein 2A isoform X6: MHGKTASLKSPVSCSEKLARVQAPLDSSLHWPEGLKAEEIKKCGREGTLLSKYNQQYHKLFKDIPLEEVVLKVCSCALQRDLLLQGRLYISPNWLCFHASLFGKDIKVVIPVVSVQMIKKHKMARLLPNGLAITTNTSQKYVFVSLLSRDSVYDMLRRVCTHLQPSSKKSLSVREFPEEPECESLEVLIPEMKWRKVCPASRSLSLPDNIPCIPRASMDSVDSFFPSRKPPGSENAVCEEEKLEEESRSDAELRLWDYQLLKIIFVLICFLVMSSSYLAFRISRLEQQLCSLNWDGQVPGHR; the protein is encoded by the exons ATGCATGGAAAGACGGCTTCTCTGAAGAGCCCTGTGTCCTGCTCAGAGAAGCTAGCCAGGGTTCAGGCACCCCTGgactccag TCTGCACTGGCCGGAAGGCTTGAAGGCTGAAGAGATAAAGAAGTGTGGCCGAGAAGGG ACGCTACTGAGTAAATACAACCAGCAATACCACAAGCTGTTTAAGGACATCCCCTTGGAGGAGGTGGTTCTCAAAG TGTGTTCCTGCGCCCTTCAGAGGGACCTCCTTCTCCAGGGCCGGCTCTACATCTCCCCCAACTGGCTCTGCTTCCATGCCAGCCTCTTTGGCAAGGATATAAAG GTGGTCATTCCCGTGGTGTCTGTCCAAATGATCAAAAAACACAAGATGGCGCGGCTCCTTCCCAATGGACTGgccatcaccaccaacaccagcCAGAAG TACGTCTTTGTGTCACTGCTTTCCCGGGACAGTGTATATGACATGCTGAGGAGGGTCTGCACACACCTACAG CCTTCCAGCAAGAAGAGCCTGAGTGTAAGAGAATTTCCAGAGGAACCTGAGTGTGAATCTCTG GAAGTCCTCATCCCTGAGATGAAGTGGAGAAAAGTGTGTCCTGCCTCCAGGTCCCTGTCCCTCCCAGACAACATCCCTTGTATCCCTCGGGCATCCATGGACTCCGTGGACAGCTTctttccctccaggaagcctccagGGTCTG AGAATGCGGTCTGTGAGGAGGAGAAGCTGGAGGAGGAGTCCAGGAGCGATGCGGAGCTGAGGCTCTGGGATTACCAGCTCCTCAAGATCATCTTTGTGCT GATCTGCTTCTTGGTCATGTCCTCATCCTACCTGGCATTCCGCATCTCCCGGCTGGAACAACAGCTGTGCTCTCTGAATTGGGATGGCCAGGTCCCTGGGCACAG GTAA
- the GRAMD2A gene encoding GRAM domain-containing protein 2A isoform X5, translating into MTAPSRGEAAEAGSHQQMHGKTASLKSPVSCSEKLARVQAPLDSSLHWPEGLKAEEIKKCGREGTLLSKYNQQYHKLFKDIPLEEVVLKVCSCALQRDLLLQGRLYISPNWLCFHASLFGKDIKVVIPVVSVQMIKKHKMARLLPNGLAITTNTSQKYVFVSLLSRDSVYDMLRRVCTHLQPSSKKSLSVREFPEEPECESLEVLIPEMKWRKVCPASRSLSLPDNIPCIPRASMDSVDSFFPSRKPPGSENAVCEEEKLEEESRSDAELRLWDYQLLKIIFVLICFLVMSSSYLAFRISRLEQQLCSLNWDGQVPGHR; encoded by the exons CCACCAACAGATGCATGGAAAGACGGCTTCTCTGAAGAGCCCTGTGTCCTGCTCAGAGAAGCTAGCCAGGGTTCAGGCACCCCTGgactccag TCTGCACTGGCCGGAAGGCTTGAAGGCTGAAGAGATAAAGAAGTGTGGCCGAGAAGGG ACGCTACTGAGTAAATACAACCAGCAATACCACAAGCTGTTTAAGGACATCCCCTTGGAGGAGGTGGTTCTCAAAG TGTGTTCCTGCGCCCTTCAGAGGGACCTCCTTCTCCAGGGCCGGCTCTACATCTCCCCCAACTGGCTCTGCTTCCATGCCAGCCTCTTTGGCAAGGATATAAAG GTGGTCATTCCCGTGGTGTCTGTCCAAATGATCAAAAAACACAAGATGGCGCGGCTCCTTCCCAATGGACTGgccatcaccaccaacaccagcCAGAAG TACGTCTTTGTGTCACTGCTTTCCCGGGACAGTGTATATGACATGCTGAGGAGGGTCTGCACACACCTACAG CCTTCCAGCAAGAAGAGCCTGAGTGTAAGAGAATTTCCAGAGGAACCTGAGTGTGAATCTCTG GAAGTCCTCATCCCTGAGATGAAGTGGAGAAAAGTGTGTCCTGCCTCCAGGTCCCTGTCCCTCCCAGACAACATCCCTTGTATCCCTCGGGCATCCATGGACTCCGTGGACAGCTTctttccctccaggaagcctccagGGTCTG AGAATGCGGTCTGTGAGGAGGAGAAGCTGGAGGAGGAGTCCAGGAGCGATGCGGAGCTGAGGCTCTGGGATTACCAGCTCCTCAAGATCATCTTTGTGCT GATCTGCTTCTTGGTCATGTCCTCATCCTACCTGGCATTCCGCATCTCCCGGCTGGAACAACAGCTGTGCTCTCTGAATTGGGATGGCCAGGTCCCTGGGCACAG GTAA
- the GRAMD2A gene encoding GRAM domain-containing protein 2A isoform X1, whose product MTAPSRGEAAEAGRVRLMACLPGAPPSHQQMHGKTASLKSPVSCSEKLARVQAPLDSSLHWPEGLKAEEIKKCGREGTLLSKYNQQYHKLFKDIPLEEVVLKVCSCALQRDLLLQGRLYISPNWLCFHASLFGKDIKVVIPVVSVQMIKKHKMARLLPNGLAITTNTSQKYVFVSLLSRDSVYDMLRRVCTHLQPSSKKSLSVREFPEEPECESLEVLIPEMKWRKVCPASRSLSLPDNIPCIPRASMDSVDSFFPSRKPPGSENAVCEEEKLEEESRSDAELRLWDYQLLKIIFVLICFLVMSSSYLAFRISRLEQQLCSLNWDGQVPGHR is encoded by the exons GGTGCGGCTGATGGCCTGCCTGCCTGGTGCTCCACCAAG CCACCAACAGATGCATGGAAAGACGGCTTCTCTGAAGAGCCCTGTGTCCTGCTCAGAGAAGCTAGCCAGGGTTCAGGCACCCCTGgactccag TCTGCACTGGCCGGAAGGCTTGAAGGCTGAAGAGATAAAGAAGTGTGGCCGAGAAGGG ACGCTACTGAGTAAATACAACCAGCAATACCACAAGCTGTTTAAGGACATCCCCTTGGAGGAGGTGGTTCTCAAAG TGTGTTCCTGCGCCCTTCAGAGGGACCTCCTTCTCCAGGGCCGGCTCTACATCTCCCCCAACTGGCTCTGCTTCCATGCCAGCCTCTTTGGCAAGGATATAAAG GTGGTCATTCCCGTGGTGTCTGTCCAAATGATCAAAAAACACAAGATGGCGCGGCTCCTTCCCAATGGACTGgccatcaccaccaacaccagcCAGAAG TACGTCTTTGTGTCACTGCTTTCCCGGGACAGTGTATATGACATGCTGAGGAGGGTCTGCACACACCTACAG CCTTCCAGCAAGAAGAGCCTGAGTGTAAGAGAATTTCCAGAGGAACCTGAGTGTGAATCTCTG GAAGTCCTCATCCCTGAGATGAAGTGGAGAAAAGTGTGTCCTGCCTCCAGGTCCCTGTCCCTCCCAGACAACATCCCTTGTATCCCTCGGGCATCCATGGACTCCGTGGACAGCTTctttccctccaggaagcctccagGGTCTG AGAATGCGGTCTGTGAGGAGGAGAAGCTGGAGGAGGAGTCCAGGAGCGATGCGGAGCTGAGGCTCTGGGATTACCAGCTCCTCAAGATCATCTTTGTGCT GATCTGCTTCTTGGTCATGTCCTCATCCTACCTGGCATTCCGCATCTCCCGGCTGGAACAACAGCTGTGCTCTCTGAATTGGGATGGCCAGGTCCCTGGGCACAG GTAA
- the GRAMD2A gene encoding GRAM domain-containing protein 2A isoform X2, giving the protein MTAPSRGEAAEAGRVRLMACLPGAPPSHQQMHGKTASLKSPVSCSEKLARVQAPLDSSLHWPEGLKAEEIKKCGREGTLLSKYNQQYHKLFKDIPLEEVVLKVCSCALQRDLLLQGRLYISPNWLCFHASLFGKDIKVVIPVVSVQMIKKHKMARLLPNGLAITTNTSQKYVFVSLLSRDSVYDMLRRVCTHLQPSSKKSLSVREFPEEPECESLEVLIPEMKWRKVCPASRSLSLPDNIPCIPRASMDSVDSFFPSRKPPGSENAVCEEEKLEEESRSDAELRLWDYQLLKIIFVLICFLVMSSSYLAFRISRLEQQLCSLNWDGQVPGHR; this is encoded by the exons GGTGCGGCTGATGGCCTGCCTGCCTGGTGCTCCACCAAG CCACCAACAGATGCATGGAAAGACGGCTTCTCTGAAGAGCCCTGTGTCCTGCTCAGAGAAGCTAGCCAGGGTTCAGGCACCCCTGgactccag TCTGCACTGGCCGGAAGGCTTGAAGGCTGAAGAGATAAAGAAGTGTGGCCGAGAAGGG ACGCTACTGAGTAAATACAACCAGCAATACCACAAGCTGTTTAAGGACATCCCCTTGGAGGAGGTGGTTCTCAAAG TGTGTTCCTGCGCCCTTCAGAGGGACCTCCTTCTCCAGGGCCGGCTCTACATCTCCCCCAACTGGCTCTGCTTCCATGCCAGCCTCTTTGGCAAGGATATAAAG GTGGTCATTCCCGTGGTGTCTGTCCAAATGATCAAAAAACACAAGATGGCGCGGCTCCTTCCCAATGGACTGgccatcaccaccaacaccagcCAGAAG TACGTCTTTGTGTCACTGCTTTCCCGGGACAGTGTATATGACATGCTGAGGAGGGTCTGCACACACCTACAG CCTTCCAGCAAGAAGAGCCTGAGTGTAAGAGAATTTCCAGAGGAACCTGAGTGTGAATCTCTG GAAGTCCTCATCCCTGAGATGAAGTGGAGAAAAGTGTGTCCTGCCTCCAGGTCCCTGTCCCTCCCAGACAACATCCCTTGTATCCCTCGGGCATCCATGGACTCCGTGGACAGCTTctttccctccaggaagcctccagGGTCTG AGAATGCGGTCTGTGAGGAGGAGAAGCTGGAGGAGGAGTCCAGGAGCGATGCGGAGCTGAGGCTCTGGGATTACCAGCTCCTCAAGATCATCTTTGTGCT GATCTGCTTCTTGGTCATGTCCTCATCCTACCTGGCATTCCGCATCTCCCGGCTGGAACAACAGCTGTGCTCTCTGAATTGGGATGGCCAGGTCCCTGGGCACAGGTGA
- the GRAMD2A gene encoding GRAM domain-containing protein 2A isoform X7 — translation MTAPSRGEAAEAGRVRLMACLPGAPPSHQQMHGKTASLKSPVSCSEKLARVQAPLDSSLHWPEGLKAEEIKKCGREGTLLSKYNQQYHKLFKDIPLEEVVLKVCSCALQRDLLLQGRLYISPNWLCFHASLFGKDIKVVIPVVSVQMIKKHKMARLLPNGLAITTNTSQKYVFVSLLSRDSVYDMLRRVCTHLQPSSKKSLSVREFPEEPECESLEVLIPEMKWRKVCPASRSLSLPDNIPCIPRASMDSVDSFFPSRKPPGSENAVCEEEKLEEESRSDAELRLWDYQLLKIIFVL, via the exons GGTGCGGCTGATGGCCTGCCTGCCTGGTGCTCCACCAAG CCACCAACAGATGCATGGAAAGACGGCTTCTCTGAAGAGCCCTGTGTCCTGCTCAGAGAAGCTAGCCAGGGTTCAGGCACCCCTGgactccag TCTGCACTGGCCGGAAGGCTTGAAGGCTGAAGAGATAAAGAAGTGTGGCCGAGAAGGG ACGCTACTGAGTAAATACAACCAGCAATACCACAAGCTGTTTAAGGACATCCCCTTGGAGGAGGTGGTTCTCAAAG TGTGTTCCTGCGCCCTTCAGAGGGACCTCCTTCTCCAGGGCCGGCTCTACATCTCCCCCAACTGGCTCTGCTTCCATGCCAGCCTCTTTGGCAAGGATATAAAG GTGGTCATTCCCGTGGTGTCTGTCCAAATGATCAAAAAACACAAGATGGCGCGGCTCCTTCCCAATGGACTGgccatcaccaccaacaccagcCAGAAG TACGTCTTTGTGTCACTGCTTTCCCGGGACAGTGTATATGACATGCTGAGGAGGGTCTGCACACACCTACAG CCTTCCAGCAAGAAGAGCCTGAGTGTAAGAGAATTTCCAGAGGAACCTGAGTGTGAATCTCTG GAAGTCCTCATCCCTGAGATGAAGTGGAGAAAAGTGTGTCCTGCCTCCAGGTCCCTGTCCCTCCCAGACAACATCCCTTGTATCCCTCGGGCATCCATGGACTCCGTGGACAGCTTctttccctccaggaagcctccagGGTCTG AGAATGCGGTCTGTGAGGAGGAGAAGCTGGAGGAGGAGTCCAGGAGCGATGCGGAGCTGAGGCTCTGGGATTACCAGCTCCTCAAGATCATCTTTGTGCTGTAG